A region of Allocoleopsis franciscana PCC 7113 DNA encodes the following proteins:
- a CDS encoding KGK domain-containing protein, translating into MVKRHELLENNAIVSVKAFDLILMPHVTFKMSEFIERLGAVLGISGDKWRRWGFEGVESEILSPGKGWRKGTIRLTLEFLPDESELEVTEINKEIEQPESPLDDIRRMINENS; encoded by the coding sequence ATGGTAAAAAGGCATGAGCTACTAGAGAATAATGCAATCGTCTCTGTAAAAGCGTTTGATCTAATTCTAATGCCCCACGTTACATTCAAAATGAGTGAATTTATTGAACGACTTGGAGCAGTATTGGGAATATCAGGAGATAAATGGCGGAGGTGGGGTTTTGAAGGCGTAGAGAGTGAAATCTTATCCCCTGGAAAAGGTTGGCGAAAAGGAACAATTAGATTAACTCTAGAGTTTCTACCTGATGAATCAGAACTTGAAGTGACAGAGATAAACAAAGAAATTGAACAACCTGAATCGCCGCTTGATGATATTCGCCGGATGATAAATGAGAATAGTTAG
- a CDS encoding KGK domain-containing protein produces MKEVEMEDNYNLQNFGENDVLSFGTPMFKVGKLKEEVKKLLHEPTLGEQLSNSLSSQNLRIDVGGESRGRYYYKFYNKWFGDGISCELLKIGAKDWQKGKVKINLQVSLEFCPDEPETEDIPAINEPEISPPESPLDDLRQMINQENQQ; encoded by the coding sequence GTGAAAGAGGTTGAAATGGAAGATAACTATAATTTACAGAACTTTGGTGAGAATGATGTTTTGTCATTCGGCACTCCAATGTTCAAAGTCGGTAAATTAAAAGAAGAAGTCAAGAAGCTATTGCATGAACCTACATTAGGAGAGCAACTCAGTAACTCACTCAGTTCCCAGAATTTACGCATAGATGTTGGAGGAGAGTCGCGTGGGCGATATTATTATAAGTTTTACAATAAATGGTTCGGTGATGGCATTAGCTGTGAACTTCTAAAAATTGGTGCTAAGGATTGGCAAAAAGGAAAAGTGAAAATTAACCTTCAAGTCTCTCTGGAGTTCTGTCCTGATGAGCCTGAAACTGAAGATATACCAGCAATCAATGAACCAGAAATCAGTCCACCCGAATCACCACTTGATGATTTGCGTCAGATGATTAACCAGGAAAATCAACAGTAA